A stretch of the Treponema primitia ZAS-1 genome encodes the following:
- a CDS encoding HigA family addiction module antitoxin has product MAKAVQTPGEVVKTLAAAYNLSITQLAEGIKISPSAARLLINNKLRISVPFAQRLSKFFGKTPEYWIDLQTAYELKELTADKKNAAILKSVSKAVKVAPKAPAKKAAAKKAPAKKAVKKVAAKKAPAKKAVKKVAAKKAPAKKAVKKVAAKKAPAKKAVKKVAAKKAPAKKAAPKAKAPAKKAVKKAAPKPAPKPATPAPAPVVSWTPSSDNN; this is encoded by the coding sequence ATGGCAAAAGCTGTCCAAACACCGGGGGAAGTAGTAAAAACCCTGGCCGCCGCGTACAATCTTTCTATTACCCAGTTAGCAGAAGGAATCAAGATTAGCCCTTCCGCCGCCCGTTTGTTAATCAACAATAAGCTGAGGATCAGCGTCCCCTTCGCACAGCGTCTTTCCAAGTTTTTCGGGAAAACCCCCGAATATTGGATTGATTTACAGACCGCCTACGAGCTAAAGGAATTAACCGCAGACAAGAAGAACGCTGCCATTCTTAAATCTGTTTCCAAAGCCGTAAAGGTAGCCCCGAAAGCCCCGGCTAAGAAGGCTGCTGCCAAGAAAGCCCCGGCCAAGAAAGCCGTGAAGAAGGTTGCTGCCAAGAAAGCTCCGGCTAAAAAAGCCGTGAAGAAGGTTGCTGCAAAGAAAGCCCCGGCTAAAAAAGCCGTGAAGAAGGTTGCTGCCAAGAAAGCCCCGGCCAAAAAGGCTGTGAAGAAGGTTGCTGCCAAGAAAGCTCCGGCCAAAAAGGCTGCCCCCAAGGCTAAAGCCCCCGCTAAAAAAGCAGTAAAAAAGGCTGCGCCGAAGCCTGCTCCCAAACCTGCAACCCCGGCTCCGGCCCCGGTAGTATCCTGGACCCCTTCGTCGGACAATAATTAG